The DNA segment CTTGAAAAATCTGTTTTGTCCATGAGGAGAGCGACATGACATTCCGTCCCTTGCATGACCGTATCCTGGTTCGCCGCATCGAGGCCGAGGAAAAAACGGCCGGCGGCATCATCATCCCAGACACGGCGAAGGAAAAACCACAGGAGGGTGAGGTCGTTGCCGCCGGTCCTGGTGCGCGCGACGACAGCGGGCAACTGCGACCGCTGGATGTGAAAGTGGGGGATCGCATTCTGTTTGGCAAATGGTCGGGCACCGAGATCAAGCTCAATGGCGAGGATCTCCTGATCATGAAGGAATCTGACGTGATGGGCGTGATCGAGGTCGACGCCGCAGCGAGAAACGCAGCCTAGTGCCGATCCGGACCCATGCCAAACAAGGAATGCTGCCTTAGGAAGGAGTAGAAAA comes from the Sinorhizobium garamanticum genome and includes:
- a CDS encoding co-chaperone GroES codes for the protein MTFRPLHDRILVRRIEAEEKTAGGIIIPDTAKEKPQEGEVVAAGPGARDDSGQLRPLDVKVGDRILFGKWSGTEIKLNGEDLLIMKESDVMGVIEVDAAARNAA